One genomic segment of Stigmatopora argus isolate UIUO_Sarg chromosome 1, RoL_Sarg_1.0, whole genome shotgun sequence includes these proteins:
- the snai1b gene encoding snail family zinc finger 1b produces MPRSFLVKKYFSCKKACFRASLLQSQTAFIPESFPRADLPSREHTRYPSDPFARPPPAPLSPIVPSSLPPSPLGPLDLSSSPFSSSGEDDEDGGRSSDPPSPDFFQPIYKCTTSYNTISPLSRHQTSHLCAPSQPAEVARPAFHCKHCPKEYSSLGALKMHIRSHTLPCVCPTCGKAFSRPWLLRGHIRTHTGERPFACQHCNRAFADRSNLRAHLQTHAEVKKYQCGSCSRTFSRMSLLQKHNTSGCSNSASSTHLPSQERPTGSVCT; encoded by the exons ATGCCTCGGTCGTTCCTCGTCAAGAAGTACTTTTCCTGCAAGAAAGCATGCTTCAGAGCTAGCCTCCTGCAGAGCCAAACCG CTTTTATCCCCGAAAGCTTCCCCCGAGCCGATCTTCCCAGCCGGGAGCACACCCGCTACCCCTCGGATCCATTCGCACGCCCCCCGCCCGCACCCCTTTCCCCGATCGTGCCTTCATCTCTCCCACCGTCGCCACTCGGGCCTCTGGACCTCAGCAGCTCGCCCTTCAGCAGCAGCGGCGAAGACGACGAAGACGGCGGACGTTCATCCGATCCCCCGAGCCCGGATTTCTTCCAACCCATCTACAAGTGCACTACTAGCTACAACACCATTTCGCCGCTGTCCCGCCACCAGACGTCCCACCTTTGCGCCCCGTCGCAGCCCGCCGAGGTCGCCCGGCCGGCCTTCCATTGCAAACACTGCCCCAAGGAGTACAGCAGTCTGGGCGCCCTGAAGATGCACATCCGCTCCCACACGTTGCCGTGCGTGTGCCCCACCTGCGGCAAGGCCTTCTCCAGACCGTGGCTCCTAAGGGGACACATCCGTACACACACAG GCGAGCGTCCGTTCGCTTGTCAGCACTGTAACCGGGCCTTCGCAGACCGCTCCAACCTGCGGGCACACCTGCAGACGCACGCCGAGGTGAAGAAATACCAGTGCGGTTCCTGCTCGCGGACCTTCAGCCGCATGTCTCTGCTGCAAAAACACAACACATCGGGATGCAGCAACTCCGCCTCGTCGACGCACCTGCCTTCGCAGGAGCGTCCCACCGGTTCCGTTTGCACCTGA